A window from Gottschalkiaceae bacterium SANA encodes these proteins:
- a CDS encoding TIM barrel protein, with the protein MEKIGLGIWAYGMGSDRYVGDGYKPYIPFEERVRRAGKVKGLKGVEICYPFDVNKENIQEVKTLLADHGLQAICLIVEVVCDGEWATGSFSSPEEDQRMKAIKLTKEAMDVAVELGVETVNLWLGQDGFDYVFEIDYVAAWQRLIEGIRACALYRQDVKIAIEYKVSEPKMKCMVNSGAKVLALAQATGQANVGAVLDVGHALNADENPAEIASVLLTSGRLFHLHLNDNYRIADDDMMFGSVRLLQSLELFYWLKKLGYEGWYSLDLYPYRLDATKATEVSIEFMEGVDAVANELLSNDSFWSMEAADKIAWVHRRLFWGKGEK; encoded by the coding sequence ATGGAAAAAATTGGACTGGGTATTTGGGCATATGGCATGGGTAGCGACCGCTACGTAGGCGATGGCTACAAACCGTATATTCCTTTCGAAGAGCGAGTACGTCGCGCTGGAAAGGTGAAGGGCCTTAAAGGGGTCGAGATCTGCTATCCCTTTGATGTCAACAAAGAGAATATTCAAGAAGTGAAGACGCTTCTTGCTGATCATGGACTTCAAGCAATTTGCTTGATCGTAGAAGTGGTGTGCGACGGCGAATGGGCGACCGGTTCTTTTTCTTCACCGGAAGAAGACCAGCGCATGAAAGCGATTAAATTGACGAAGGAAGCTATGGATGTAGCCGTCGAATTGGGCGTTGAAACCGTGAATCTTTGGTTGGGACAAGATGGATTTGATTATGTATTTGAAATTGATTATGTTGCCGCATGGCAGCGTTTGATTGAAGGTATTCGCGCTTGTGCCTTGTATCGACAAGATGTGAAAATTGCCATTGAATATAAGGTCAGCGAGCCCAAAATGAAGTGTATGGTCAATTCAGGCGCCAAGGTATTGGCTCTTGCTCAAGCAACGGGACAGGCCAATGTCGGTGCGGTTCTTGATGTGGGACATGCATTGAATGCCGATGAAAATCCTGCTGAAATCGCCAGTGTTCTATTGACTTCAGGACGACTTTTCCATCTACACCTTAACGACAACTATCGGATTGCAGATGACGATATGATGTTTGGCTCGGTTCGATTGTTACAAAGTTTGGAACTCTTCTACTGGTTAAAGAAACTCGGATATGAAGGCTGGTATTCTTTGGATCTGTATCCATATCGATTGGATGCAACAAAGGCGACCGAGGTTTCCATCGAGTTTATGGAAGGCGTTGATGCCGTGGCGAACGAGCTTCTTTCCAATGACTCTTTCTGGAGCATGGAAGCAGCCGACAAGATTGCTTGGGTTCATCGTCGACTTTTCTGGGGCAAGGGGGAAAAATAA
- a CDS encoding class II aldolase/adducin family protein — protein sequence MLEILKAEVLKAANALKQNGLISLTGGNVTGRDPESGYLVITPSGMAYEDLVPEDMVVVDIDGNVIEGAMKPSVDMGGLLYIFRHRPDIHGVIHTHSPYATSFAVLGEGIPCALTTLANEVGSDVPCAPYSRPGSETIGIQVVDHIGDSNACLLQSHGVITVGTNVHHALVAAVMCEDAAKVIYQAKSMGKVERLSDEEITYCRELFLNTYGQ from the coding sequence GTGCTTGAGATTTTAAAGGCCGAGGTATTAAAGGCCGCAAATGCATTGAAGCAGAATGGCTTAATCAGCTTGACTGGCGGAAATGTTACAGGGAGAGATCCGGAAAGCGGATATCTCGTTATCACCCCGAGTGGGATGGCGTATGAGGATTTGGTGCCAGAGGATATGGTGGTTGTGGACATCGATGGTAATGTCATCGAGGGAGCCATGAAACCGTCCGTCGATATGGGAGGATTGTTGTACATCTTCCGTCATCGTCCGGATATCCATGGGGTCATTCACACACATTCACCCTATGCGACAAGTTTTGCCGTGCTGGGAGAGGGTATCCCCTGCGCATTGACAACCTTGGCGAACGAGGTGGGGAGCGACGTGCCGTGCGCGCCGTATTCAAGACCAGGCAGCGAGACCATCGGAATTCAGGTGGTTGACCATATTGGAGATTCCAATGCCTGTCTGCTACAAAGCCATGGCGTAATTACGGTAGGAACCAATGTGCATCATGCGTTGGTGGCGGCTGTGATGTGTGAGGATGCTGCGAAGGTGATTTATCAGGCGAAATCCATGGGTAAAGTGGAACGATTGTCAGATGAGGAAATCACATATTGTAGAGAACTGTTTCTAAATACTTATGGACAATAG
- a CDS encoding PLP-dependent aspartate aminotransferase family protein yields the protein MEMNSKNFETNAVHAGQHPDGETGALVSPLYLTSTYVWTPEKMERYLAGDKEGIFTYGRSRNPTQNMFQTKIATLEGGEAALATGSGMAAISLALLGTLHAGDHMISSGTVYGGTYALMTKIFEEMNIEVTFVSGDDKAEMEAALRPNTKIVYLEAMLNPTIRLNDIPMMLKFAKDNNLMSIVDNTFPTPYLFRPLEHGADLVVHSTTKYINGHGDHVGGIIVGGAEYIEKLRSSIYQELGPVPSPFACWLGLRGAKTLHLRMRQHCESAMTLAKWLMAHPKVVDVSYPGLENHPQHELAKSIFTGKGFGGLVSFTIDGGIPEAQKVINELHMAQYCVSLGDLDTLVQHPATMTHGKIEPDERARMGIPDGMIRISVGIENVEDIIADFEQALEKF from the coding sequence ATGGAAATGAATTCAAAAAACTTTGAAACTAATGCCGTACATGCAGGACAACATCCTGACGGAGAAACGGGTGCACTCGTATCACCATTGTATTTGACGAGTACCTATGTATGGACGCCAGAAAAAATGGAACGTTACCTAGCTGGCGACAAAGAGGGCATCTTCACATACGGACGTTCTCGGAACCCTACCCAAAATATGTTTCAAACAAAAATCGCTACTCTAGAGGGCGGCGAGGCAGCTTTGGCGACAGGCTCTGGCATGGCAGCTATTTCTTTGGCTTTGCTTGGTACACTTCACGCAGGCGATCACATGATCTCTTCAGGCACCGTTTATGGCGGAACTTATGCCTTGATGACTAAGATCTTCGAAGAGATGAATATTGAAGTGACGTTTGTAAGTGGAGATGACAAAGCGGAAATGGAAGCAGCGCTTCGTCCAAATACAAAGATCGTTTATTTAGAAGCGATGTTGAATCCAACAATTCGACTGAACGATATTCCAATGATGCTTAAATTTGCGAAAGACAACAATTTGATGAGCATCGTGGACAATACATTCCCTACACCATATTTGTTCCGTCCTTTGGAGCATGGTGCGGATCTTGTCGTTCACTCAACAACAAAGTATATTAACGGTCACGGCGACCACGTAGGTGGAATCATCGTCGGTGGAGCGGAATACATAGAGAAATTGCGTTCAAGCATCTATCAAGAGCTTGGTCCGGTTCCTTCTCCATTCGCTTGCTGGTTGGGACTACGCGGCGCAAAAACTTTGCACCTGCGCATGAGACAACATTGCGAGTCAGCTATGACTTTGGCGAAATGGTTGATGGCACATCCAAAAGTAGTGGATGTTTCTTACCCAGGTTTGGAGAATCATCCTCAGCATGAACTTGCCAAAAGCATTTTCACGGGCAAAGGATTCGGCGGTTTGGTTTCTTTCACCATTGATGGTGGAATTCCAGAAGCGCAAAAAGTAATTAACGAACTTCATATGGCACAATATTGTGTTTCTCTTGGTGATTTGGATACCTTGGTTCAACATCCAGCAACCATGACTCACGGAAAGATCGAACCAGACGAGCGTGCGAGAATGGGTATTCCTGATGGCATGATCCGTATTTCTGTGGGCATTGAGAATGTAGAAGATATTATTGCAGACTTTGAACAAGCGCTAGAAAAATTCTAG
- a CDS encoding 2,3-butanediol dehydrogenase: MKAAVWYGHKDVRVEERQMPIPKKGQVRVRVAWAGICGTDKHEYLGPLWIPVEKPHRLTGETAPLVQGHEYAGIIDAVGQGVENWKIGDRVTASGSIVCGECEFCKTGRKNICEKLGFIGVGKDGGFAEYVVIPEHQLFLVPENVTLKAAALTEPISCGVHATQQIGDLTGKSAAIVGPGMIGLSCLIAAKAAGADPIYVIGQGQGKREFVETFGGIYIDGKEEDPIEGVTKRNGDLVDVSYEAVGLEPTLDLAVNLLRCNGTLMIMGVFSSPPRINMNLIQEGERVIKTSQANVNEIQDVLELIAAEKLDPMPLVTGEATLDNIVKDGFEAICAKGNEHVKILVEVNDGLK; encoded by the coding sequence ATGAAGGCAGCAGTTTGGTATGGCCATAAAGACGTTCGCGTAGAAGAACGACAAATGCCGATTCCAAAGAAAGGTCAAGTGCGTGTGCGCGTTGCCTGGGCTGGAATCTGCGGCACGGACAAGCATGAGTATCTGGGACCGCTATGGATTCCGGTGGAAAAGCCCCATCGTTTGACGGGAGAAACTGCACCCTTGGTGCAAGGACACGAATACGCTGGCATCATTGATGCAGTTGGTCAAGGCGTGGAAAACTGGAAAATCGGAGATCGCGTTACCGCATCAGGCTCTATTGTCTGCGGCGAATGCGAGTTCTGCAAGACTGGCAGAAAAAACATCTGTGAAAAACTCGGTTTTATCGGGGTTGGCAAGGATGGTGGATTTGCTGAGTACGTGGTTATTCCGGAGCATCAATTGTTCTTGGTGCCTGAAAATGTGACCCTAAAAGCGGCCGCATTAACAGAACCAATTTCATGTGGTGTGCATGCAACCCAACAAATTGGCGATTTGACTGGAAAGTCGGCGGCAATCGTTGGACCTGGAATGATTGGATTATCTTGTTTGATCGCTGCCAAGGCGGCAGGCGCTGATCCCATCTATGTAATTGGACAAGGTCAAGGAAAACGCGAATTTGTGGAAACCTTTGGCGGTATATATATTGACGGAAAAGAAGAAGATCCGATTGAAGGCGTTACAAAAAGAAACGGTGACCTGGTGGATGTATCCTATGAGGCGGTTGGTTTAGAACCGACTTTGGATCTGGCAGTGAACCTATTGAGATGCAATGGCACGTTGATGATCATGGGCGTATTTTCTAGTCCACCGAGAATCAACATGAATTTAATTCAAGAAGGCGAGCGGGTTATCAAGACTTCTCAAGCCAATGTGAATGAGATTCAAGATGTTTTGGAGTTGATTGCAGCCGAGAAATTAGACCCAATGCCATTGGTTACTGGGGAGGCAACCTTGGACAATATCGTTAAAGATGGATTTGAAGCCATCTGTGCCAAGGGAAATGAGCACGTTAAAATCCTCGTTGAAGTCAACGATGGATTGAAGTAG
- a CDS encoding FGGY-family carbohydrate kinase, translated as MILVIDAGTSRLKIAIMDSSYRTIAFASEAVAVSHPFVGACEIDMPELWAQVITLLKQLRQSQPQAFDQIQGIGITGQGDGMWALDQEGKPVRPAILWNDTRSKSLSIPQLETADLNCCKRGVTPNFAGGNTLILRWLKEEEPDNYRRIAHVLHCKDYLNYCLTGEIATEASDASTAMINIFQKTYVKEGLDELGIGDMVSKMPPVLSSKNIVGRVRPSVAERTGLPAGIPVIAGAIDVIAVCYGAGASKVKDACIILGTTLANGVVIDKAQAKEPYTLGSILCHVPDNTYLRLMSTLNGTESIEWARDLFMQGKTYKEIEEIISPLKPGAAGIIYHPYLYGERAPVKNSFACGSFIGLRREHGAREMMRAVYEGIVLSVLDCLAYLPETGDSLIFTGGGAKSNLICQMVADATGKQVKRPNEEELGLLGIARSTWEAIKSDSEGFEPDFDRFEPNFNWTKEYQKLYRMYVEARQGFTDFWQERDKEEEK; from the coding sequence ATGATTTTAGTGATCGATGCGGGTACATCCCGATTAAAGATAGCGATCATGGACTCATCTTATCGAACCATTGCGTTTGCATCGGAAGCGGTGGCTGTCAGCCACCCTTTCGTCGGCGCATGTGAGATTGATATGCCCGAATTGTGGGCGCAAGTCATCACTCTCTTGAAACAATTGCGTCAGTCTCAACCCCAAGCCTTTGATCAGATTCAGGGAATTGGAATTACGGGCCAGGGCGACGGCATGTGGGCCTTGGACCAAGAGGGAAAACCTGTAAGACCTGCTATTTTGTGGAATGACACAAGAAGCAAGTCTCTATCGATTCCTCAATTGGAAACCGCAGATCTCAACTGCTGCAAACGAGGTGTAACGCCGAACTTTGCAGGGGGAAATACCTTGATTCTACGTTGGTTGAAGGAAGAAGAGCCAGACAACTATCGACGAATCGCGCATGTCCTTCATTGCAAAGACTATCTCAACTACTGCTTAACGGGAGAGATCGCAACCGAGGCGTCAGACGCTTCGACGGCAATGATCAACATTTTTCAAAAGACCTATGTGAAAGAAGGCTTAGACGAACTTGGAATCGGGGACATGGTTTCGAAAATGCCACCGGTTCTGTCCAGCAAGAACATTGTTGGAAGAGTTCGGCCCTCTGTTGCTGAAAGAACAGGCTTGCCAGCTGGGATCCCAGTTATAGCGGGTGCCATCGATGTGATTGCGGTTTGTTATGGGGCGGGTGCATCAAAGGTCAAAGATGCCTGCATTATTTTAGGCACAACCTTGGCCAATGGTGTTGTCATTGACAAAGCTCAAGCAAAAGAGCCTTACACATTAGGCAGCATTCTTTGTCATGTACCAGACAATACCTATTTGAGGTTGATGTCAACATTAAACGGAACGGAATCTATTGAATGGGCACGAGATCTGTTTATGCAGGGGAAGACCTATAAAGAGATTGAAGAAATCATCAGTCCATTAAAACCTGGTGCGGCAGGAATCATCTATCACCCCTATTTATATGGGGAGAGAGCACCAGTGAAAAATTCCTTTGCCTGTGGATCCTTTATTGGTTTGCGAAGAGAGCACGGCGCACGTGAAATGATGCGTGCAGTCTATGAAGGAATTGTCCTTTCTGTATTGGATTGTTTGGCCTACTTGCCAGAAACTGGAGATTCTCTGATTTTTACGGGAGGCGGAGCCAAAAGCAATTTGATCTGTCAAATGGTGGCTGATGCCACGGGCAAGCAAGTAAAACGCCCGAATGAAGAAGAATTGGGCTTACTGGGGATCGCAAGATCGACCTGGGAAGCAATAAAATCTGATTCTGAAGGATTTGAACCAGATTTTGATCGATTTGAACCGAACTTTAACTGGACGAAAGAATATCAGAAGCTCTACCGGATGTATGTGGAAGCCCGCCAGGGATTCACTGATTTTTGGCAAGAGCGTGATAAGGAGGAAGAAAAATGA